One genomic region from Methanonatronarchaeum thermophilum encodes:
- a CDS encoding DNA cytosine methyltransferase, with protein MESEKPTAIDLFCGAGGLSEGLVDAGFEIKWAIDNEEKVKPTFEANHKTNMVVGDIRKIDPPDLDLPEHGLELVAGGPPCPTFSLVGRSKINSLEGQNNIDDERHHLYQDFLRYVSHFEPKAFIMENVEGMMSAENKDGDPVVEIIKSQMEELGYKVNVQVLDAANFGVPQHRNRIFFIGNRLGRENPDMKKWRTHRPPKNEKEKKIKFKRNYKEKTNENQMTLNESAGIRTEEQLPVFKKNKTPKKPWTTVADAIFDLPPVSPDGEIPPTKAEKYEIGPVSEYQYWVRNIPEDTDWSDMPLWNHECRGHNMRDLTLYKLLGEGVSWIIGDIPEEHQPYRTDIFPDKLKKQNPRKPSSTIVAHLYKDGHMFIHPREARSITVREAARLQSFKDTFKFPVARTHAFKQVGNAVPPLLAQAIGTAIKKEVLKK; from the coding sequence ATGGAATCAGAAAAACCAACAGCAATCGACCTTTTCTGTGGAGCCGGCGGGTTGTCAGAAGGATTAGTAGACGCAGGATTCGAAATAAAATGGGCTATAGATAACGAGGAAAAAGTCAAACCAACCTTCGAAGCAAATCATAAAACCAATATGGTAGTTGGAGATATAAGAAAAATAGATCCTCCAGACCTCGATTTACCAGAGCATGGTCTCGAATTAGTTGCTGGAGGCCCTCCATGCCCAACATTTTCCCTAGTCGGGAGAAGCAAAATAAACTCACTTGAGGGGCAGAATAACATAGATGACGAGCGTCATCACCTGTATCAAGATTTTCTGAGATATGTAAGCCATTTTGAGCCAAAGGCTTTTATTATGGAGAATGTCGAAGGAATGATGTCTGCTGAAAACAAAGATGGAGATCCAGTTGTCGAGATAATTAAGAGCCAGATGGAGGAACTTGGATACAAAGTAAATGTTCAGGTACTTGATGCAGCAAACTTTGGGGTACCACAGCACAGAAACCGTATATTCTTTATCGGAAACCGACTTGGCCGTGAAAACCCAGATATGAAAAAATGGAGAACCCATCGACCTCCAAAAAACGAAAAAGAGAAGAAAATCAAATTTAAAAGAAACTACAAAGAGAAAACGAACGAAAACCAGATGACTCTGAATGAATCCGCAGGAATTAGAACTGAAGAACAATTACCAGTATTCAAGAAAAATAAAACCCCAAAAAAACCCTGGACCACAGTTGCTGACGCAATATTTGATCTACCCCCAGTATCACCAGACGGAGAGATCCCACCAACAAAAGCAGAAAAATATGAAATCGGACCCGTATCAGAATACCAATATTGGGTCAGAAACATTCCTGAAGACACGGATTGGAGCGATATGCCTTTATGGAACCATGAATGCCGTGGACACAACATGAGAGACCTAACCCTCTATAAATTACTTGGAGAAGGTGTTTCATGGATAATTGGAGATATACCCGAAGAACATCAGCCATACAGAACAGACATATTCCCCGATAAACTAAAAAAACAGAATCCCCGTAAACCCTCTTCAACTATAGTTGCACATCTCTACAAAGACGGCCATATGTTTATACATCCGAGAGAAGCCCGATCAATAACCGTTAGAGAAGCTGCACGACTACAGTCATTCAAAGACACATTTAAATTCCCAGTGGCACGGACACATGCTTTCAAACAGGTTGGAAACGCAGTGCCACCTCTACTAGCACAGGCAATAGGAACCGCAATAAAAAAAGAGGTGCTAAAAAAATAA
- a CDS encoding TasA family protein, protein MFSKKALFSVLLIGFIAVAAGVGTYAYFTDVEQGDGVFQAGTIDISVNEMNPWVGNFIFSDMKPCKSLGYADLEIKNVGTNDARIFKLVEVTGYDTGITEFMCPYSGEYFSSAAEWKKEVTLYYDDGLVVDYEINRVDDIHNVTLYTITLDGEQKNVGELVDVGDTAVGLTVGDISGIYMYLGTLASGDTLSVDQSYKLHGDAGNEYQGDEFRFNIKFVALQTNDFESIQNYIDLENAEVVEEEPIETEPKIDFKLSIGELTSKSVELCIKNQGDKINEDAFVNITLKGEWGQAEHQKTISMFADGDLFEDQTACKTLNKTDFAIDMEHNLTKDLNQIKVEIMGVTNTITDFNQTTEEPIEEPIEKPVGDWNLTILDCNKTEAGFEIELKHDSETPLETQTPVNITIANGFEKTTQTTIANINEGDNWTGDQIKFDICKTAFNLNTEQFEEIQTITIEIQNVTSTYEFTVDETNGNGDNEESDENKTNGNGDNDSPGAPTTPTTPSGPSDIGLDLVGLNLGVEFKIALTDMDGEVVEFNCVDEFVSTAGVGNEYQVTLFVTCEDGEPLSGGLVWLLDGSGEYLTHSIVEDWSDSSDVGALELNETGVAQFVFTPNQPVEVSWLLGHEDSANDDKVIVENRCLVAENPGIEIIDEEKDLSSVVLDGELTHDLIVDLANKLKVSLVPADEREMALDDLKIVVTGDIIDETVYTATSLIDGVQTGLIEITPTGVGEKVAEIFVSDKDTMLSEIFEGTAVGQFNSIELMVITKDLELSVDKNDSFLVGEEIDFNVKIDGEPVEGALIYNNGNNATTNQDGVASLTFEEPGIYQIHVEKEFEFNNGVQTIYNEQSIEIEVEEEMMTALMIALPLLIALILLIFALVRRRKVKG, encoded by the coding sequence ATGTTTTCTAAGAAAGCTTTGTTCAGTGTTTTACTGATAGGGTTTATAGCGGTTGCTGCTGGTGTGGGTACATATGCCTATTTCACTGACGTTGAGCAGGGGGATGGGGTGTTCCAAGCTGGCACTATAGATATATCGGTTAATGAGATGAATCCGTGGGTTGGTAATTTTATTTTCAGTGATATGAAGCCGTGTAAGTCACTTGGTTATGCTGATTTGGAGATAAAGAATGTTGGAACTAATGATGCTAGAATCTTTAAGTTGGTTGAGGTAACCGGTTATGATACTGGTATCACAGAGTTTATGTGTCCATATTCAGGTGAGTATTTCTCTTCAGCTGCTGAATGGAAAAAGGAAGTAACTTTGTATTACGATGATGGTTTAGTTGTGGATTATGAAATCAACAGGGTTGATGATATTCATAACGTAACTTTGTATACTATAACTCTTGATGGTGAACAGAAAAACGTAGGTGAGTTGGTTGATGTTGGTGATACAGCTGTCGGTTTAACGGTTGGAGACATCTCAGGCATTTACATGTATTTAGGTACACTAGCTTCAGGTGATACATTAAGCGTTGATCAGTCTTACAAACTACATGGTGATGCAGGTAACGAGTATCAGGGAGACGAGTTCCGTTTTAACATTAAGTTTGTGGCGTTGCAGACAAATGATTTCGAATCAATACAAAATTACATTGATTTAGAGAATGCAGAGGTAGTAGAAGAAGAACCAATAGAAACAGAACCAAAAATCGACTTCAAACTATCGATAGGTGAACTAACAAGCAAAAGCGTAGAGCTATGTATAAAAAATCAAGGCGATAAAATCAATGAAGATGCCTTTGTAAACATCACACTAAAAGGTGAATGGGGTCAAGCTGAACACCAAAAAACCATTTCAATGTTCGCAGACGGAGACCTATTTGAAGACCAAACAGCATGCAAAACACTCAACAAAACAGATTTCGCAATAGATATGGAACACAACCTCACAAAAGACCTGAACCAAATAAAAGTTGAAATAATGGGTGTAACAAACACAATCACCGACTTCAACCAAACAACTGAAGAACCAATAGAAGAACCCATAGAAAAACCAGTCGGAGACTGGAACCTAACAATACTAGATTGCAACAAAACTGAAGCCGGATTCGAAATAGAACTAAAACATGACAGTGAAACACCATTAGAAACCCAAACACCCGTCAATATAACAATAGCAAATGGATTTGAAAAAACAACCCAAACAACAATTGCAAACATAAATGAAGGAGATAACTGGACCGGTGACCAAATAAAATTTGATATATGCAAAACAGCTTTCAACCTAAACACTGAACAGTTCGAAGAAATTCAAACGATCACCATCGAAATCCAAAATGTAACCTCAACATATGAATTTACTGTAGATGAAACCAATGGAAACGGTGACAACGAAGAATCAGATGAAAACAAAACCAATGGAAACGGTGACAATGATTCTCCTGGTGCACCAACTACTCCAACAACTCCTTCAGGACCCAGTGATATTGGATTAGATTTGGTTGGTTTGAATCTTGGTGTTGAGTTTAAAATAGCGTTGACTGATATGGATGGTGAGGTCGTTGAGTTTAATTGTGTTGATGAGTTTGTTTCAACTGCTGGAGTAGGTAATGAGTACCAAGTGACTTTGTTTGTTACCTGTGAAGATGGAGAGCCATTGTCTGGTGGGTTGGTCTGGCTGTTAGATGGTTCTGGTGAATATCTAACTCATAGCATAGTTGAAGATTGGAGTGATTCAAGCGATGTAGGTGCTTTAGAGCTAAATGAAACTGGTGTAGCTCAATTTGTATTCACACCAAACCAGCCTGTAGAGGTTAGTTGGTTGTTGGGTCATGAAGACAGTGCAAACGATGATAAGGTTATTGTTGAGAATCGATGTTTGGTTGCTGAAAACCCAGGTATAGAGATAATCGATGAAGAAAAGGACTTAAGTTCGGTTGTTTTAGATGGCGAACTAACTCATGACTTGATAGTTGATCTTGCTAACAAACTAAAGGTCAGTTTAGTTCCTGCAGACGAAAGAGAGATGGCTTTAGATGACCTGAAGATAGTGGTAACAGGTGATATAATCGATGAAACTGTGTACACAGCTACCAGTTTAATCGATGGTGTACAAACCGGTTTGATAGAGATAACCCCAACAGGTGTTGGTGAAAAAGTTGCAGAGATCTTTGTTAGCGACAAAGATACTATGTTGTCAGAAATATTTGAGGGAACAGCTGTTGGACAGTTCAATTCAATCGAACTAATGGTAATCACGAAAGACCTAGAGCTATCCGTTGACAAAAATGATAGTTTTCTTGTTGGTGAAGAAATCGATTTCAATGTAAAAATAGATGGAGAGCCAGTAGAAGGAGCCTTGATCTACAACAACGGTAACAATGCAACCACAAACCAAGACGGAGTTGCTTCACTAACATTCGAAGAACCAGGAATATACCAAATACATGTTGAAAAAGAGTTTGAGTTCAACAACGGCGTACAAACAATCTACAACGAACAGTCAATAGAAATTGAAGTCGAAGAAGAAATGATGACCGCATTAATGATAGCACTACCACTACTAATAGCATTAATCCTATTGATTTTTGCATTGGTTCGAAGACGTAAAGTAAAAGGATAA
- a CDS encoding signal peptidase I, whose translation MKVVSVFVLVGLLAPAIVYAVPMVVTADHSFIVLSSSMEPTYSPGDIIVVKDVDPANIVVGDVITFSFSEDKVVTHRVLDIEQTEERLLFTTMGDAMSSPDLNPVLEENVIGKVIFSIPFYGYLLYYVNSIYGLVLFILIPASILVAMEIRDLFKHNQQEKT comes from the coding sequence TTGAAAGTTGTTTCGGTATTTGTTTTGGTTGGTTTGTTGGCTCCAGCTATTGTGTATGCTGTTCCTATGGTTGTTACTGCTGATCATTCTTTTATTGTTCTTTCTAGTAGTATGGAGCCTACATATAGTCCAGGTGACATAATTGTGGTTAAGGATGTTGATCCTGCGAATATCGTTGTTGGAGACGTTATTACTTTTAGTTTTAGTGAGGATAAGGTGGTTACTCACCGTGTTCTTGATATTGAGCAGACTGAAGAGAGGTTGTTGTTCACTACGATGGGTGACGCTATGAGTTCTCCTGATTTAAATCCTGTTTTAGAAGAAAATGTGATTGGTAAAGTTATTTTTTCAATACCATTCTATGGATATCTACTCTATTATGTTAACAGTATCTACGGGTTGGTTCTGTTTATATTGATTCCAGCATCGATTCTAGTTGCCATGGAGATCCGTGATCTATTTAAACATAACCAACAAGAAAAAACCTAA
- a CDS encoding transcriptional regulator — MDYDKLSWIKASKYRQNILKAMSKKPKTPKDIAEETDYYLSHVSNTITDLKEKNLTKCLTPDKRKGKLYTTTKEGEKIVDFLKK, encoded by the coding sequence ATGGACTATGACAAACTATCCTGGATAAAAGCAAGCAAATACAGACAAAACATACTAAAAGCAATGTCAAAGAAACCCAAAACACCAAAAGACATAGCTGAAGAAACAGACTATTACCTCAGCCACGTAAGCAACACAATAACAGACCTAAAAGAAAAAAACCTAACAAAATGCCTCACACCAGACAAAAGAAAAGGCAAATTATACACAACCACAAAAGAAGGCGAAAAAATAGTAGATTTCCTTAAAAAATGA
- a CDS encoding TasA family protein → MISKKVLFSVMLIGLIGVAAGAGTFAFFSDTEEADGVFMAGTIDIAVDGENPWSQSYEMIDMKPCKQVEDANVNITNVGTNPALIFKHINVTDYNTGLELFTAPTCDNCNNNDVTPQVVDNNDCEWWCGEEFSSEPEWTAEKQLGERVDDIHNVTEYSITIDGELIDLECFLGLEDVTVGDIECKYMFLGVLDNGDSMMVNQTYKLSADAGNEYQGDQFNFKMKFIALQTNDDTTIPEYIDLTQPCDVEPETFDLTVNFNETRGEVLKIINDADPVNAATGEAQQYEEDTTITLQFNVNDPEIFSLGHHIVDGDEIKSGDTLTLEMTEDKEVDVQFLQRIEVGNLNSQQQGTIADIESLGDKIIVEVKVAPENTEEYDGNFTVRHVMFTEIDDYPGAENAVFDEKRLMFFDEGVATFTLGETDKSADIELGSLDLELILFYSIENADEKALSPDDVINRWLHVL, encoded by the coding sequence ATGATTTCTAAAAAGGTCTTGTTCAGCGTAATGCTGATCGGGCTGATAGGAGTTGCTGCCGGAGCCGGAACATTCGCATTTTTCAGCGATACAGAAGAGGCGGATGGAGTGTTCATGGCAGGAACCATAGACATAGCAGTGGACGGTGAAAACCCATGGAGTCAATCCTACGAAATGATAGATATGAAGCCATGTAAACAAGTTGAAGACGCCAATGTAAATATAACAAATGTTGGAACAAACCCAGCACTAATATTCAAACACATTAATGTAACAGATTACAACACAGGGCTAGAACTATTTACAGCACCAACTTGTGACAACTGCAACAACAATGATGTTACACCACAAGTTGTTGATAACAATGATTGTGAATGGTGGTGTGGAGAAGAATTCTCTTCAGAACCTGAATGGACAGCAGAAAAACAACTTGGAGAGAGAGTTGACGACATACACAACGTTACAGAATACAGTATAACGATAGATGGTGAATTAATAGATCTAGAATGCTTCTTAGGTCTTGAAGACGTAACTGTTGGAGACATTGAATGCAAATACATGTTTTTGGGCGTTCTTGACAATGGTGACAGTATGATGGTTAATCAGACCTACAAACTCTCAGCAGATGCTGGAAATGAATACCAAGGAGACCAATTCAACTTCAAGATGAAGTTCATAGCACTACAAACAAACGATGACACAACAATCCCAGAATACATAGACCTAACACAACCATGCGATGTAGAACCTGAAACATTTGACCTAACAGTCAACTTCAATGAAACAAGAGGCGAAGTACTAAAAATAATCAATGATGCCGACCCTGTAAACGCAGCTACAGGTGAAGCACAACAATACGAAGAAGATACAACAATAACACTACAATTCAACGTTAACGACCCTGAAATTTTCAGTCTCGGCCACCACATAGTAGACGGTGATGAAATTAAATCTGGAGACACACTAACACTTGAAATGACAGAAGACAAAGAAGTAGACGTACAATTCCTACAAAGAATCGAAGTTGGAAACCTAAATAGCCAACAACAGGGGACTATTGCTGATATTGAGTCACTTGGAGATAAAATAATAGTTGAAGTCAAAGTAGCACCAGAAAACACTGAAGAGTATGATGGAAACTTCACTGTTAGACATGTAATGTTCACAGAGATAGACGATTACCCTGGAGCAGAGAACGCTGTATTCGATGAAAAACGTCTTATGTTCTTCGATGAAGGCGTTGCTACATTCACTTTAGGTGAAACAGATAAAAGTGCTGACATAGAGCTTGGTAGCTTGGATTTAGAGTTGATATTGTTCTACTCTATAGAAAATGCTGATGAAAAAGCCCTTAGCCCTGATGATGTAATAAACAGATGGCTACATGTCCTATAA
- a CDS encoding winged helix-turn-helix domain-containing protein, whose translation MKKRSDWEIYLAILENLNEMKNKGNKIIKTNVMHEINMNWKSFNKHFIYLEQNQFLKKNNEDYEITKKGQKLHQTLKTLKTQLP comes from the coding sequence ATGAAGAAAAGAAGTGATTGGGAAATATACCTAGCAATACTAGAAAACCTAAATGAAATGAAAAACAAAGGAAACAAAATAATAAAAACAAACGTCATGCATGAAATCAATATGAACTGGAAATCCTTCAACAAACACTTCATATATCTAGAACAAAACCAATTCTTAAAGAAAAACAACGAAGACTATGAAATCACAAAAAAAGGCCAAAAACTACATCAAACACTAAAAACATTAAAAACACAACTACCATGA
- a CDS encoding winged helix-turn-helix domain-containing protein: MKKRSEWEIYLDILDSLSENGSMKKTSIMHDVHMSWKPFNNHFGFLNENGFITESDYGYNVTDKGKETLKNLRQIKKTLENNEY, encoded by the coding sequence ATGAAAAAAAGAAGTGAATGGGAGATATACCTAGATATACTAGATTCATTGAGTGAAAATGGGTCTATGAAGAAAACAAGCATTATGCATGATGTACACATGAGCTGGAAACCTTTCAACAACCATTTTGGTTTCCTAAATGAAAATGGATTTATCACCGAATCCGATTACGGATATAACGTAACAGATAAAGGTAAAGAAACATTAAAAAACCTTAGACAAATCAAAAAAACACTTGAAAACAATGAATACTAG
- a CDS encoding tyrosine-type recombinase/integrase: protein MPTKNFKREIKRELHNIETHKNLTPHNKELILEFYRDLRILDYSDARIMKLLNTTKIIGEIMDTNFDEATKDDIKDLVAEINSRNYTESTKRTYKVIIRRFYKWLNNEEEYPDTVNWIQLKYNKTKKLPEKILTEQDIHKLLQKATHPRTKALISILWETGARIGELIDLTIGHIEEHPYGKKITIDGKTGQRRLPLIQTVPHLRNWINIHPNPQKNQPLWAKLGQKQHGQKCSYRALTKTLQQTKEKTDIDKPVNPHHFRHSRATYLANKFTDAQMCEWFGWVQGSDMPARYIHLSGRDIDGAYARIHGIKHTENTETSKLSPQKCPTCTNTNPHNTKLCNYCGKALNHEALKKLETAEKQQNQNPTNKNELYQMIQNYEQNGEIHPQLIQQLTKK, encoded by the coding sequence ATGCCAACCAAGAATTTTAAAAGAGAAATAAAAAGAGAACTCCACAACATAGAGACACACAAAAACCTAACACCACACAACAAAGAACTAATACTCGAATTCTACAGAGACCTCCGAATACTCGACTACTCCGACGCCCGAATCATGAAACTACTCAACACCACCAAAATAATCGGAGAAATAATGGATACGAATTTCGATGAAGCAACCAAAGACGACATCAAAGACCTCGTAGCAGAAATAAACTCCAGAAACTACACAGAATCAACCAAAAGAACATACAAAGTAATAATCAGACGGTTCTACAAATGGCTCAACAACGAAGAAGAATACCCAGACACAGTCAACTGGATCCAACTAAAATACAACAAAACCAAAAAACTACCAGAAAAAATACTCACAGAACAAGACATACACAAACTACTACAAAAAGCAACACACCCCAGAACAAAAGCCCTAATAAGCATACTATGGGAAACAGGAGCAAGAATAGGCGAACTAATCGACCTAACCATCGGACACATAGAAGAACACCCATACGGCAAAAAAATAACAATAGACGGAAAAACAGGCCAAAGAAGACTCCCCCTAATACAAACAGTACCACACCTAAGAAACTGGATAAACATACACCCAAACCCACAAAAAAACCAACCACTATGGGCAAAACTAGGTCAAAAACAACATGGCCAAAAATGCAGCTACAGAGCCCTAACAAAAACCCTACAACAAACCAAAGAAAAAACAGACATAGACAAACCAGTAAACCCACACCACTTCCGACACAGCCGAGCCACATACCTAGCAAACAAATTCACAGACGCCCAGATGTGCGAGTGGTTCGGATGGGTACAAGGCTCAGACATGCCAGCCAGATACATACACCTATCTGGAAGAGACATCGACGGAGCATACGCACGAATACACGGAATAAAACACACAGAAAACACAGAAACATCCAAACTATCACCACAAAAATGCCCCACCTGCACAAACACAAACCCACACAACACCAAACTCTGCAACTACTGCGGAAAAGCACTAAACCACGAAGCACTAAAAAAACTCGAAACAGCAGAAAAACAACAAAACCAAAACCCAACAAACAAAAACGAACTATACCAAATGATACAAAACTACGAACAAAACGGAGAAATCCACCCACAACTAATACAACAACTAACAAAAAAATAG
- a CDS encoding ATP-binding protein: MSETQESFLKPSVNQIRKSIRDIDDSYNHDWDVLAELCQNSVDAIREADNEKGKIILEIDSIEKEIKIEDNGIGIDPDRLPDLLKPFATDKDSSSLTVGEKGVGLTFVMFSGNYFEIKSGTEKGASKGIVKDAAIWKNRTDELPLPLDYKKIDDDFKGTEVVIREIEDEKFPLFNLNFKQLKHVLRTKTALGSTKSLFDIEDQAIDIKVIFKDKDNQTHEEEIPFKYWMPNEGLKDDTISIEEFHRWRDTEDRTDSEKRQKISQKIIEHSGEFEKSDNRKIRYKAVFVPERKTWNKLNINYGLATEKKLDNEDWRNQFNYVLFNNGIFSSVRGMPTGIRTNQPDTGWAGYWSNVFMIFEDSNLSFDIGRKSLFGGQVHMIKKHAKDVFNEFIDFVPKYSSGPIPTGPDFIREDIFSEIESKVDIEFKNVSWKKSPRNQEASVAGIFFEIIGNGTIEGIEPLSAGYNSTYDLYAKWKGRPIVIEFKSNLRNIVDDFASKKKLFNHIDCLVCWEITEKDESKIEGEGLSLNKINESVLGNEMEQMPGTTHLMTLSGMVDPIYVIDLKTLLIENQ; encoded by the coding sequence ATGTCGGAAACTCAAGAAAGTTTCTTAAAGCCCAGTGTCAATCAAATACGTAAAAGTATCCGGGATATAGATGATAGTTACAACCATGATTGGGATGTCCTAGCGGAACTCTGCCAAAATTCTGTAGATGCGATAAGAGAAGCCGATAACGAAAAAGGAAAAATAATTTTAGAAATTGATTCTATTGAAAAGGAAATAAAAATAGAGGATAATGGAATTGGTATAGATCCTGATAGGCTCCCCGATCTGCTTAAACCATTTGCAACTGATAAGGATTCTAGCTCACTAACCGTGGGAGAGAAGGGTGTTGGTTTAACATTTGTTATGTTTTCTGGAAATTATTTCGAAATAAAATCTGGAACAGAAAAGGGGGCTAGTAAAGGGATTGTAAAAGACGCTGCTATTTGGAAAAATCGGACCGACGAATTACCTTTACCACTAGATTACAAAAAAATCGATGATGATTTTAAAGGTACAGAAGTTGTAATAAGAGAAATTGAGGATGAAAAATTTCCACTATTTAACCTTAATTTTAAACAATTAAAACATGTTTTACGTACTAAAACAGCTTTAGGGAGCACAAAATCTCTTTTTGATATAGAAGACCAAGCTATTGATATTAAAGTAATTTTTAAAGATAAAGATAATCAAACACATGAAGAAGAAATTCCTTTCAAATATTGGATGCCTAATGAAGGTTTAAAAGATGATACAATTAGTATAGAAGAATTTCATAGATGGAGAGACACAGAAGATAGGACTGATTCCGAGAAAAGGCAAAAAATATCTCAAAAAATTATAGAACACAGTGGTGAATTTGAAAAGAGCGATAATAGAAAAATTAGATACAAAGCTGTTTTCGTTCCTGAAAGAAAAACTTGGAATAAATTAAATATAAACTATGGCCTTGCTACTGAAAAAAAACTAGATAACGAGGATTGGAGAAATCAATTCAATTATGTATTATTTAATAATGGAATTTTCTCTTCGGTAAGAGGTATGCCAACAGGCATAAGAACTAATCAACCAGATACAGGTTGGGCTGGATATTGGAGTAACGTATTTATGATTTTCGAGGATTCAAACTTATCTTTTGATATAGGCCGAAAATCATTATTTGGAGGTCAAGTACATATGATTAAAAAACATGCTAAAGATGTTTTTAACGAATTTATTGACTTTGTACCCAAATATAGTTCTGGACCAATTCCTACAGGACCAGATTTTATTAGAGAAGATATATTCTCAGAGATTGAAAGTAAAGTGGATATAGAATTTAAAAACGTTAGCTGGAAAAAATCACCTAGAAACCAAGAAGCAAGTGTTGCTGGAATATTTTTTGAAATAATTGGTAATGGAACAATAGAAGGCATAGAACCTCTTTCTGCTGGATATAATAGTACATACGATTTATATGCTAAATGGAAAGGTAGGCCAATCGTCATTGAATTTAAATCTAATTTAAGAAATATAGTCGATGATTTCGCAAGTAAAAAGAAACTTTTTAATCATATCGATTGTTTAGTATGCTGGGAAATAACAGAAAAAGACGAATCCAAAATTGAAGGAGAAGGATTATCTTTAAATAAAATTAATGAATCGGTTTTAGGAAATGAAATGGAGCAAATGCCTGGAACTACTCATTTAATGACCTTATCTGGGATGGTAGACCCCATATATGTGATAGATTTAAAAACACTTTTGATTGAAAACCAATAA